One Deefgea tanakiae genomic region harbors:
- a CDS encoding O-succinylhomoserine sulfhydrylase produces MLNLDDLHPETLAVRAGTMRSEFGEHSDALHLTSSFVVGSAEEAQLKFTGQVPGYIYSRFTNPTVAAFEQRLAALECGERAVATASGMSAILSLCMAHLKSGDHIVASSGLFGATIQLFNTYLSKFGVTVSYAAQTDLSAWDAAAQENTKLFFLETPNNPLTEVADIAAIAEIAHRHGALLAVDNCFCSPALQQPLKLGADIVVHSATKFIDGQGRVLGGAVVGSHAVIEPIYLFLRTAGPTLSAFNAWVLLKGLETLGLRMKAHCENAMKLAEWLEQQPQVTRVYYPGLKSHPQYELAQRQQTGAGGVLSFELEGGKSAAWALIDKVQLMSRTANLGDTRTTITHPATTSHGRLTPEARALAGITDGMVRISVGLEFVGDLINDLKSGL; encoded by the coding sequence ATGTTGAATTTGGATGATTTACACCCTGAAACACTGGCGGTACGTGCTGGTACGATGCGTTCTGAGTTTGGCGAGCATTCTGATGCGCTGCATTTAACATCGAGTTTTGTGGTCGGCTCTGCTGAAGAAGCGCAGCTTAAATTTACTGGGCAAGTGCCAGGTTATATCTATTCTCGGTTTACCAATCCAACGGTTGCTGCCTTTGAGCAAAGATTGGCTGCTCTAGAGTGTGGTGAGCGTGCAGTCGCAACCGCATCGGGTATGAGTGCGATTTTGTCGCTGTGCATGGCGCATCTGAAATCGGGCGATCATATTGTTGCCTCTAGTGGATTGTTTGGTGCAACGATTCAGTTGTTTAATACCTACCTCAGTAAATTTGGTGTGACAGTGAGCTATGCCGCACAAACTGATTTGTCGGCTTGGGATGCTGCTGCACAAGAAAATACCAAGTTATTTTTTTTGGAAACCCCTAATAATCCGCTGACTGAAGTGGCCGATATTGCTGCAATTGCAGAAATTGCACATCGCCATGGCGCATTGTTAGCGGTTGATAACTGTTTTTGTTCGCCCGCTTTACAGCAGCCACTCAAGCTGGGTGCTGATATCGTTGTGCATTCGGCGACCAAGTTTATTGATGGCCAAGGGCGAGTGCTTGGCGGAGCCGTGGTCGGTAGTCATGCGGTGATTGAACCGATCTACCTGTTTTTGCGTACCGCTGGGCCGACCTTGTCGGCATTTAATGCATGGGTTTTGTTGAAGGGTTTGGAAACGCTGGGTTTGCGCATGAAAGCGCATTGCGAAAATGCAATGAAATTAGCCGAGTGGTTAGAGCAACAACCGCAAGTGACTCGCGTATATTATCCTGGCCTAAAATCGCATCCACAGTATGAGCTAGCGCAGCGCCAGCAAACTGGGGCAGGCGGCGTATTGTCATTTGAATTAGAGGGCGGGAAATCAGCAGCTTGGGCGCTGATTGATAAAGTGCAATTAATGAGCCGTACCGCCAATTTAGGTGACACTCGCACCACGATTACCCATCCTGCTACGACATCACACGGACGGTTAACGCCTGAGGCACGTGCACTTGCGGGCATTACTGATGGTATGGTGCGGATTTCGGTGGGACTAGAGTTTGTTGGTGATTTGATTAATGATTTAAAATCGGGACTTTGA
- a CDS encoding glycoside hydrolase family 18 protein, producing the protein MKRLLLPLLIASAFAQADTTTGKVVFEENFEKDLSQWVGLGGEDSSAIYTSIVVDPLNPDNKVARFDKPVNIGDLFSRAKFPEGKYKISFDYLGMCGGNCGATLGLDEGKPGRKEQWLASTATGFPERLKDTKKWEHYEFDFKGKFDFHMKWEQWDSAKGSGKDAYIDNIKLVSLEAAKPSEKKETKIVPITGGVAGPSSPQSVMYFTAWGKHNGFNVKNLETSGAASKITVLEYAFGNVKDNRCVIGVDKQGEGSAGDDYWDALPKEATLDGLEDKGDNGLFGHWNQLKQLKKKNPNLKVFISLGGWTWSKHFSDAALPANREAFVKSCVDAYIKGNVPNKEGKIVPGMAAGVFDGFDIDWEYPASPGNDGNIVRPEDTQNYTALLAEFRKQLDAVKPGLILTIAAPASPAKSEKIELEKIIPYLNWINLMTYDFTGPWSGATGHHAVLFGGAKDRISVDSTVEDYLVRGIPSNKLVLGVPFYGYGWTVNSLENNGMYQPAIAKAKGPLEAGSAPYSYLKKLPGTEHRDEKTRAFWKVNGKDVWVYDDVQLLKEKIEFAKKKKLGGIMAWELSQDTPDAELVNTIYQNMIKK; encoded by the coding sequence ATGAAAAGATTACTATTGCCGCTGCTGATTGCATCAGCATTTGCGCAAGCAGATACCACGACTGGCAAAGTCGTTTTTGAAGAAAACTTTGAAAAAGATTTAAGCCAATGGGTTGGTTTAGGGGGTGAAGATAGCTCTGCAATTTATACGTCTATCGTCGTCGATCCACTCAACCCAGACAACAAAGTCGCCCGTTTTGATAAACCCGTTAACATTGGTGATCTTTTTAGCCGCGCTAAATTCCCAGAGGGAAAATATAAGATTTCCTTTGACTACCTTGGCATGTGCGGCGGCAACTGCGGTGCAACACTGGGCCTAGATGAAGGCAAGCCAGGCCGTAAAGAACAATGGCTAGCCAGTACGGCAACAGGCTTTCCGGAACGACTCAAAGACACTAAAAAATGGGAACATTACGAATTTGATTTCAAAGGCAAATTCGACTTCCACATGAAATGGGAACAATGGGATTCTGCCAAAGGCTCTGGTAAAGATGCGTACATCGACAATATCAAGCTAGTCAGTCTTGAAGCTGCAAAACCAAGCGAGAAAAAAGAAACCAAGATTGTTCCCATCACCGGCGGTGTTGCAGGGCCTTCTAGCCCGCAGTCGGTGATGTACTTTACGGCTTGGGGCAAACACAATGGCTTTAATGTAAAAAACCTCGAAACTAGCGGTGCAGCCAGCAAAATCACTGTACTTGAATACGCGTTTGGTAACGTCAAAGACAACCGCTGCGTAATCGGTGTCGACAAACAAGGAGAAGGATCAGCAGGCGACGACTACTGGGATGCGCTGCCAAAAGAAGCGACTCTAGACGGGCTCGAAGACAAAGGTGATAACGGCTTGTTTGGGCACTGGAACCAACTTAAGCAACTGAAGAAAAAGAATCCAAACCTAAAAGTATTCATTAGTTTGGGTGGTTGGACATGGTCAAAACACTTCTCAGATGCCGCACTGCCCGCCAATCGTGAAGCCTTTGTTAAATCTTGTGTAGATGCCTACATCAAAGGCAATGTACCCAACAAAGAAGGTAAAATCGTACCAGGCATGGCCGCTGGCGTATTTGATGGTTTTGACATCGACTGGGAATACCCAGCTTCGCCCGGCAACGATGGCAATATTGTCCGTCCCGAAGATACCCAAAACTACACAGCGCTATTAGCAGAGTTCCGTAAACAACTCGACGCTGTGAAGCCAGGACTAATCTTGACGATTGCAGCCCCAGCTTCACCGGCAAAATCAGAGAAAATTGAGCTAGAAAAAATTATTCCATATCTCAATTGGATTAACCTAATGACTTATGACTTTACCGGTCCATGGTCAGGCGCTACGGGTCATCATGCGGTACTCTTTGGCGGCGCGAAAGATCGTATTTCTGTCGATAGCACGGTCGAAGACTATTTGGTTCGTGGCATTCCATCAAACAAATTAGTACTCGGAGTGCCATTTTATGGTTACGGCTGGACTGTCAACAGTCTCGAAAACAACGGCATGTATCAACCTGCGATTGCTAAAGCAAAAGGGCCACTCGAAGCAGGTTCAGCGCCGTATAGTTACCTGAAAAAACTACCAGGCACCGAGCATCGTGATGAAAAAACTCGTGCATTCTGGAAAGTAAATGGCAAAGACGTTTGGGTGTACGACGACGTACAATTACTGAAAGAAAAAATTGAATTTGCCAAGAAGAAAAAACTCGGTGGGATTATGGCTTGGGAACTTTCTCAAGACACCCCTGATGCTGAATTGGTCAATACAATTTATCAAAACATGATCAAGAAGTAA
- a CDS encoding DUF2789 domain-containing protein — MDTNPHTLCILFAQLGLPSDTGSIKKFIAAHPLGDGLSILEASFWTQSQAAFLSEELQSDSEWAEMIDELAVLLSQDVTGAL, encoded by the coding sequence ATGGATACCAACCCACATACGCTTTGCATTTTATTTGCTCAATTGGGCTTGCCCAGCGATACGGGTAGCATCAAAAAGTTTATTGCCGCCCATCCTCTTGGTGATGGTTTATCCATCCTTGAGGCCAGTTTCTGGACGCAGAGCCAAGCTGCGTTTTTATCCGAAGAGTTGCAGAGCGATTCTGAATGGGCTGAAATGATTGATGAATTGGCGGTACTGTTATCTCAAGACGTTACTGGCGCTTTGTGA
- a CDS encoding competence/damage-inducible protein A, producing the protein MARFTLLIIGDEILNGRRQDQHFAAILQRLQQRGHTLDAVLYLADNSQTLIETFQRTLAQDLHVISCGGIGATPDDYTRSALASALNRPLCRQAEAAQLIEDKFGSDAYPHRIKMADLPEGAIIIPNPVNQVAGCSIENHYLLPGFPSMAWPMVDWLLDQYYEEAPNTYRQSITVLNAKESDLIPLMQELVSTWPTLAFSSLPSFGNSHCAEPHVELSVQGDVDAVKQAIEFLNTNLSAMNYQQYHKAPVTS; encoded by the coding sequence ATGGCCCGTTTCACACTTCTCATTATCGGCGATGAAATCCTCAATGGTCGCCGGCAAGACCAGCATTTTGCTGCGATTTTACAAAGACTCCAGCAGCGCGGACACACACTGGATGCTGTTTTATATTTGGCCGATAACAGCCAAACTCTCATCGAAACCTTTCAACGAACTCTTGCACAAGACCTACACGTCATCAGTTGTGGTGGTATTGGAGCCACGCCTGATGACTATACCCGTTCCGCATTAGCAAGCGCCCTCAATCGCCCACTTTGCCGCCAAGCAGAAGCGGCTCAATTAATTGAAGATAAATTTGGTAGCGATGCCTACCCACATCGAATCAAAATGGCCGATCTCCCAGAAGGCGCCATCATCATTCCCAACCCTGTCAATCAAGTGGCGGGCTGCTCTATTGAAAATCACTATCTTTTACCTGGTTTTCCGAGCATGGCTTGGCCAATGGTGGACTGGTTACTGGATCAATATTATGAAGAGGCTCCAAACACCTACCGTCAAAGCATTACGGTACTGAACGCGAAAGAGAGCGACCTTATTCCCTTAATGCAAGAATTGGTGAGTACTTGGCCCACGTTGGCTTTTTCTAGCCTACCCAGCTTCGGCAACAGCCACTGCGCCGAGCCTCACGTCGAACTCAGCGTTCAAGGCGATGTAGATGCTGTGAAACAGGCAATTGAGTTTTTAAATACCAATTTAAGTGCGATGAATTATCAGCAGTATCACAAAGCGCCAGTAACGTCTTGA